Proteins found in one Terribacillus sp. DMT04 genomic segment:
- a CDS encoding YitT family protein: MKQVKQRFLRDLVFLIAGSFIFSLAVNVFAIPSELGEGGVTGVTIILFYALGWAPSIVNLIINGFLIIVGYRFLDKQTIYYTIIVIILNSFFLHLTESWRIASDQVLVNALFGGLFAGVGIGLVLKVGGTTAGTAILARLANKYLDWNTSFALLFFDLIVVAASWFIIGTEKLLITVIMLYIATKVMEFVIEGLNPKKAVFIISNQKDTIAESISTQLDRGVTLLEGRGYYTQNQKEILYVVINKQELLPLKRIVRTIDSSAFITLYDVRDVFGEGFMDISK; encoded by the coding sequence ATGAAACAAGTAAAACAGCGATTTCTCCGTGACCTGGTATTCCTCATAGCTGGTTCATTCATATTTTCTTTGGCAGTAAACGTATTTGCTATTCCCAGTGAACTAGGAGAAGGCGGCGTAACGGGCGTAACAATTATCTTGTTCTACGCACTTGGCTGGGCTCCGAGTATTGTGAATCTCATAATTAACGGTTTTCTCATTATAGTAGGATACCGTTTTTTAGATAAACAGACCATTTACTACACGATCATCGTCATTATATTAAATTCATTTTTCTTGCATCTTACAGAAAGCTGGCGAATTGCTTCTGACCAAGTACTCGTTAATGCTTTGTTTGGCGGTTTATTTGCCGGAGTCGGCATCGGTTTGGTACTCAAAGTGGGCGGCACAACAGCTGGAACGGCAATTCTAGCGCGGCTTGCGAACAAATACCTAGATTGGAACACAAGCTTTGCTTTACTATTCTTTGACTTAATTGTCGTAGCAGCATCATGGTTTATTATTGGCACTGAAAAACTGCTGATCACCGTCATCATGCTTTATATTGCTACGAAGGTGATGGAGTTTGTTATTGAAGGCTTAAATCCCAAAAAAGCTGTCTTCATTATTTCCAATCAAAAAGACACCATCGCCGAGTCGATTTCAACACAGCTTGACCGCGGTGTTACCCTACTAGAAGGACGCGGCTATTATACGCAGAATCAAAAAGAAATTTTGTACGTTGTGATTAATAAACAAGAGTTGCTTCCTTTAAAACGTATTGTTCGAACGATTGATTCCTCCGCTTTCATCACGTTATATGACGTGCGCGATGTATTCGGCGAAGGTTTTATGGATATTTCAAAATAA
- a CDS encoding STAS domain-containing protein, which translates to MNIGGLQFGWELDKGRFTYENEDAVLFWISSAMRAFFDTIEEISGKEVSNLVFETTGYRQGVVVGEYFQNKPDVGLREAAELITNTYASAGWGKTAIKDLDPDKFTLTAELIDSWEHKLNVSQGKTEGGSFLPAHYAGIFSGMFGTNIWYKVERYQLEGYESTIIRYFPSDITVTENIHQLSRRKEQDQIVELEAIVEDKTRELKKLVRDLSSPIIPVLDHVVVVPLIGTYDEERSEELLFKTLENLPAYKANYLLLDLTGLDNDISKYTANLISKVGSAASMIGTKTLLVGISPELGMEITNSGISLDAFDCFQTLQHGIHYALGQMGKRIM; encoded by the coding sequence ATGAACATTGGTGGCCTTCAATTCGGTTGGGAACTGGATAAGGGTAGGTTCACTTACGAGAACGAAGATGCAGTACTTTTTTGGATCTCCAGTGCCATGCGGGCATTTTTTGATACCATAGAAGAAATATCTGGAAAAGAGGTATCTAACCTTGTTTTCGAAACAACCGGTTACCGCCAAGGCGTTGTAGTCGGCGAGTACTTTCAAAACAAGCCGGATGTTGGATTGCGTGAAGCTGCTGAATTAATTACGAATACATATGCTTCTGCCGGCTGGGGCAAGACAGCCATTAAAGATCTTGATCCGGATAAATTCACCTTAACAGCTGAGCTGATTGACAGCTGGGAACATAAGTTAAATGTTTCGCAAGGTAAAACAGAAGGCGGCTCCTTCCTGCCTGCCCATTATGCCGGGATTTTCAGCGGGATGTTCGGAACGAATATATGGTACAAAGTGGAACGGTATCAATTGGAAGGTTACGAAAGTACAATCATCCGTTACTTCCCTTCCGATATTACCGTCACAGAGAATATCCATCAATTGTCCCGAAGAAAAGAACAAGACCAAATAGTAGAGCTAGAAGCAATCGTCGAAGATAAAACCCGGGAACTGAAGAAGCTCGTCCGTGACTTATCCTCACCGATTATTCCTGTCCTTGATCACGTTGTTGTAGTCCCATTGATTGGAACATATGATGAAGAACGCTCTGAAGAGCTACTATTCAAAACGCTGGAGAATCTCCCAGCATACAAAGCCAATTATCTTCTGCTCGATTTAACAGGACTAGATAATGATATTAGCAAGTACACGGCAAACTTAATTAGCAAAGTAGGCTCTGCCGCTTCCATGATTGGAACGAAAACATTGCTAGTCGGCATCTCGCCAGAGCTTGGCATGGAAATCACCAACTCTGGAATTTCGTTAGACGCTTTTGATTGTTTCCAAACATTGCAGCACGGTATTCATTATGCTTTGGGACAAATGGGTAAAAGGATTATGTAA
- a CDS encoding GNAT family N-acetyltransferase codes for MAKYQMTLMTQSEAEHIAAEWKYDGMYHFYNLDQDEEDLALFLDPKARKDKVFAVKKREELVGFAEVMMENNIAEIGFGMRPDLTGKGLGHAFVSFLVDTIQETYSPDSITLAVATFNQRAITLYKRIGFQETARFNQATNGDVFPFVQMVLHTK; via the coding sequence ATGGCAAAATACCAAATGACGCTGATGACACAGAGTGAGGCAGAACATATTGCAGCTGAGTGGAAGTATGATGGTATGTATCATTTTTATAACCTAGATCAAGATGAGGAAGATTTAGCGTTGTTTTTAGACCCAAAAGCGCGGAAAGATAAGGTGTTCGCTGTAAAAAAAAGAGAGGAGCTTGTTGGGTTTGCCGAAGTAATGATGGAAAACAACATAGCAGAAATTGGATTTGGCATGCGTCCTGATCTGACTGGAAAAGGTCTTGGGCATGCATTTGTTTCTTTCTTGGTGGATACCATTCAAGAGACATACAGTCCCGACAGTATTACACTTGCAGTCGCGACTTTCAATCAGCGGGCAATCACCTTATATAAGAGAATTGGATTTCAGGAGACAGCTCGTTTTAATCAGGCTACAAACGGCGATGTGTTTCCGTTCGTTCAAATGGTTTTACATACAAAATAA
- a CDS encoding DUF4177 domain-containing protein yields the protein MITYAFETIEMKSFTGKMKNDYRKTVQEYAQKGWRLHSMNPIPGYDGMAASIELIFEREA from the coding sequence ATGATAACATACGCATTTGAGACAATTGAAATGAAGAGTTTTACTGGAAAAATGAAAAACGATTACCGGAAAACTGTGCAGGAATATGCACAGAAAGGATGGCGGTTGCACAGTATGAATCCCATTCCTGGGTATGACGGAATGGCTGCTAGTATTGAGCTGATATTTGAAAGGGAAGCATAA
- a CDS encoding acryloyl-CoA reductase: MTDTFKALVADKQADDVSVQVKNLTVDDLPEGEVLIKVHYSGVNYKDSLASIANGNIVRNYPMVPGIDMSGEVVSSEDERFQPGDHVIATSYEIGVSRYGGYSEFARVPAEYIVALPEGMTTREAMIIGTAGFTAGLSVQRLLENGLDKENGPVLVTGATGGVGSFAVAILNKLGFEVEASTGKAEETEYLQELGAARVISREEVYNGEVKQIASQRWAAAVDPVGGEPLASLLTQLKYNGSAAVSGLTAGTNVPTSVIPFILRGINLLGIDSVYCPKPTREKIWLQMATAFKPGDMESFVLKEVTLDELPETLPQLLKGQARGRYLVRIAD; encoded by the coding sequence ATGACAGATACTTTTAAAGCACTAGTAGCAGATAAACAAGCAGATGACGTTTCAGTTCAGGTGAAGAATCTAACGGTAGACGATTTACCTGAAGGCGAAGTATTAATTAAAGTTCACTATTCGGGGGTTAACTACAAAGATAGTTTAGCTTCTATAGCGAATGGAAACATTGTAAGAAATTATCCGATGGTTCCGGGGATCGATATGTCCGGAGAAGTAGTTTCTTCTGAAGATGAACGCTTTCAGCCTGGTGATCATGTAATTGCGACAAGCTATGAAATAGGTGTGAGCCGGTATGGCGGATACAGTGAGTTCGCTCGGGTACCAGCCGAATATATTGTAGCGTTGCCTGAAGGAATGACAACAAGAGAAGCGATGATTATTGGTACAGCAGGATTCACTGCAGGACTCTCTGTTCAGCGTCTATTGGAAAATGGATTAGATAAAGAGAATGGACCTGTCCTTGTCACAGGTGCAACTGGCGGTGTAGGCAGCTTTGCTGTAGCGATATTGAACAAACTTGGCTTTGAAGTGGAAGCTAGCACAGGCAAGGCGGAAGAAACAGAATATCTACAGGAACTTGGTGCTGCGCGCGTGATTTCTCGCGAAGAAGTTTATAATGGAGAGGTAAAGCAGATTGCGAGCCAAAGATGGGCAGCTGCAGTTGATCCTGTTGGCGGAGAACCGCTTGCATCTTTGCTGACACAGCTGAAGTATAATGGCTCTGCTGCGGTTAGCGGTTTGACAGCCGGCACAAATGTACCAACATCTGTAATTCCATTTATTTTACGCGGTATCAATTTGCTTGGCATAGACTCTGTGTATTGTCCGAAGCCAACCCGTGAAAAGATCTGGCTGCAAATGGCGACAGCTTTTAAACCGGGTGATATGGAAAGCTTCGTATTGAAAGAAGTAACTTTAGATGAGCTGCCGGAAACGTTGCCTCAGTTACTGAAAGGGCAAGCTCGAGGTCGCTATCTTGTTCGTATTGCCGATTAA
- a CDS encoding GNAT family N-acetyltransferase produces MEIKQTSSEEVRNFVRDQVITYNMQQLPGEKGTKKETTEFTIQDESGDITGGVTCTFYWHHLHIDFLWVEETKRHSGYGTKLLMKAEDFARKNGARLIKLDSFSFQAPHFYQKHGYSVYGKLEDHPAGHTQYYLVKRL; encoded by the coding sequence GTGGAGATTAAACAAACGAGCAGTGAAGAGGTAAGAAATTTTGTTCGGGATCAGGTGATTACTTACAACATGCAGCAGCTGCCAGGCGAAAAAGGGACAAAAAAGGAAACAACTGAATTTACCATACAAGATGAAAGTGGCGATATTACTGGCGGGGTTACCTGTACCTTTTACTGGCATCATTTGCACATTGATTTTCTGTGGGTTGAGGAAACGAAACGACATAGCGGATACGGAACCAAGCTTTTAATGAAGGCAGAGGATTTTGCCCGAAAAAACGGTGCTAGATTGATAAAGTTGGATAGCTTCAGTTTTCAAGCGCCTCATTTCTATCAGAAACACGGCTATTCTGTTTACGGCAAGCTAGAAGATCACCCTGCCGGTCATACACAGTACTATTTAGTGAAAAGACTTTGA
- a CDS encoding GAF domain-containing protein has product MKTVTEMTKRVKLFHNFDEAAQGVLNMISEFVKINTLFIAKNDNVRNQIVKVVNQEEELIREGETLPYNETLCKLSVDHGEDILIISDLAESELTQSLDIAKDLGGGSFIGIPIYFENGDNYGTICGLDKKSFPFTEEHIRLFETMASLLTFVLELDSANQQIKNLSAPFVPITSGVAVLPVMGFINEVRAENIIQLALQKSQDLNLDYLVIDLSGISQIDHVVSNSLLKIATLLKLVGVTPILTGFHPDLALKARSLQMELKDIMIEANLERALNKIGLIVEKRDTV; this is encoded by the coding sequence ATGAAAACAGTTACAGAAATGACAAAGCGGGTCAAGTTATTTCATAATTTTGATGAAGCGGCGCAAGGTGTACTGAATATGATAAGTGAATTCGTAAAAATCAATACACTGTTCATCGCCAAAAATGATAATGTGCGTAATCAAATTGTCAAAGTCGTCAATCAAGAGGAAGAGCTTATACGGGAAGGAGAAACCCTACCTTACAATGAAACATTATGTAAGCTAAGTGTTGATCATGGAGAAGATATATTGATTATTTCCGATTTAGCAGAAAGTGAACTGACACAATCACTAGATATAGCGAAGGATTTAGGCGGCGGCAGCTTTATTGGCATTCCTATCTATTTTGAGAATGGCGATAATTACGGTACGATTTGCGGATTGGATAAAAAGTCGTTTCCATTTACAGAAGAACATATACGTTTATTCGAGACGATGGCATCACTTTTAACTTTTGTGCTGGAACTGGATAGTGCCAATCAGCAAATTAAAAATCTATCGGCTCCCTTTGTGCCGATTACCTCTGGAGTAGCTGTCTTGCCAGTGATGGGATTTATTAATGAAGTTCGAGCGGAAAATATCATTCAGCTAGCATTGCAAAAAAGCCAGGATCTGAATTTGGACTATCTGGTTATTGATCTATCAGGCATTTCGCAAATAGATCATGTTGTCAGCAATTCGCTGCTGAAAATAGCAACTTTACTAAAGCTTGTTGGTGTAACACCTATACTGACTGGCTTTCATCCAGATTTAGCATTAAAAGCTCGTTCACTGCAAATGGAGCTGAAGGATATTATGATAGAAGCGAATCTGGAGCGTGCACTGAATAAGATAGGTTTAATAGTAGAAAAGCGGGATACTGTATAA